In Leptospira brenneri, one DNA window encodes the following:
- a CDS encoding TrkH family potassium uptake protein: protein MPLAHFNRFFRTLSFARVVCLGFFTAILVGSFALYISEEGELSYVDSFYLSASSICVTGLSPVPLSGLNPSTHWIMLFLIQLGGLGIISFTVIVGFLITQGISRNARFNAFVGAAIDTQAETESLATNEVNRMLLSIINISFSIEILGAIGLYLHMPEGVEEGNSRWFFSLFTAVSSFNNAGFSITDDLSALRLDPFSLYIVSGLVIFGGIGFPVIILLEKFLLTVFVRIVYRIEVMAETLMMEKALKTGNVPRLLLLPAQFSAFLENRIEDYNKHLRGETTRIQSKLLVYGSFALLLFGFVGIYFLERSNPHTFHGLALADKISNAFFMSVCSRTAGFSTMDLGHLNDASIIIIIVLMFIGGGPQGTAGGIKITTFVLLLAYLKNVIQPSKPVMLFGEIVSKNSVAVAIRVYFLATIALAFIFIFLGILDQNQHSLHVIFFELISSFSTVGFSLNLTSQLGDIEKVFYAAVMYVGRVGIFTVLIAATGHSGVPKMGTVDDGVKIQVG, encoded by the coding sequence ATGCCGCTAGCGCACTTCAATCGATTTTTTCGAACATTGTCTTTTGCCCGAGTGGTTTGTCTCGGCTTTTTTACTGCCATCCTTGTCGGCTCCTTTGCACTCTATATTTCGGAGGAGGGGGAACTTTCCTATGTAGATAGTTTTTACCTTTCTGCTTCTTCCATTTGTGTGACTGGACTCTCTCCCGTCCCCCTTTCTGGACTCAATCCATCGACTCACTGGATTATGCTTTTTCTCATCCAACTAGGAGGACTCGGGATCATTAGTTTTACTGTGATTGTAGGATTTCTCATCACCCAAGGAATTTCACGTAATGCTCGTTTCAATGCCTTTGTCGGTGCGGCCATTGATACCCAAGCAGAAACGGAATCTCTTGCCACAAACGAAGTCAATCGGATGTTACTCTCCATTATCAATATTTCATTTTCCATAGAAATTCTAGGAGCGATCGGACTTTATCTCCATATGCCCGAAGGTGTGGAAGAGGGAAACTCTCGGTGGTTTTTTTCTTTATTCACTGCTGTTTCCTCATTTAACAACGCTGGTTTTTCTATCACTGATGATCTCAGTGCACTTCGTTTGGATCCTTTTTCTTTATACATTGTTTCTGGCCTTGTGATTTTTGGAGGGATTGGATTTCCGGTCATCATCCTTTTGGAAAAATTTCTCTTAACTGTATTTGTTCGAATTGTGTATCGGATTGAAGTGATGGCCGAAACTTTGATGATGGAAAAGGCATTAAAAACCGGCAATGTTCCAAGGTTATTATTACTTCCTGCTCAGTTCTCTGCTTTCTTAGAAAATAGGATTGAGGATTATAACAAACATTTGCGGGGGGAAACAACAAGAATTCAGTCAAAACTTTTGGTTTATGGTTCCTTCGCATTGCTTTTGTTTGGTTTTGTTGGGATTTATTTTTTGGAACGTTCCAATCCACATACCTTTCATGGGTTAGCTCTGGCCGATAAAATTTCCAATGCTTTCTTTATGTCTGTTTGTTCTCGTACTGCCGGTTTTTCTACAATGGATTTGGGGCATCTCAATGATGCCAGTATTATCATCATTATTGTTCTTATGTTTATCGGTGGTGGTCCCCAAGGGACGGCTGGTGGTATAAAAATCACCACCTTTGTTTTGTTACTTGCTTATTTAAAAAATGTGATTCAACCTTCCAAACCTGTAATGTTATTTGGGGAGATTGTTTCTAAAAATTCGGTGGCTGTCGCCATTCGAGTTTACTTCCTTGCGACCATTGCCTTAGCCTTTATTTTTATTTTTCTTGGAATTTTGGACCAAAACCAACATTCATTACATGTCATCTTTTTTGAGCTGATTTCTTCTTTTTCTACGGTTGGATTTAGTTTGAATTTAACATCTCAATTGGGAGACATTGAAAAGGTATTTTATGCTGCTGTGATGTATGTAGGGAGAGTGGGAATCTTTACGGTTCTGATCGCTGCCACTGGTCACTCTGGGGTGCCTAAAATGGGAACTGTTGACGATGGTGTGAAAATCCAAGTCGGCTAG
- the fusA gene encoding elongation factor G yields the protein MTSATETKRDPKLERIRNIGISAHIDSGKTTLTERILFYTNKIHAIHEVRGKDGVGATMDSMDLERERGITIQSAATYATWKDITINIIDTPGHVDFTIEVERSLRVLDSAIMVLCGVAGVQSQSITVDRQMKRYSVPRVAFINKLDRTGANPWRVIEQLREKLHLNAHAVQLPIGLENDLKGIVDLVEMKAYYFEGPNGQDIKITEIPDELKDQANEKREALLDAVSLFSDELTEEMLEGAPSEARIREAIRRGVLALKFVPVFMGSAFKNKGVQRLLDGVADYLASPYDVENKAKEIGNEENEFNLESDPEKPLVCLAFKLEDGRYGQLTYVRVYQGRLEKGMTIYNSSNNKRHNIGRLVRMHSNDMEDITKAEAGDIVALFGIDCASGDTFTDGKAKVTMESMFVPNPVISLTIECKESKQLPNLAKALNRFTKEDPTFQTEIDKESGQTIIKGMGELHLEVYIERMKREYGVDLVTGAPQVAYRETITKSADFDYTHKKQTGGQGQFSRVAGFIEPIPQEEGKDYEFVDKIVGGSIPREYIGSCDKGFRSCLERGSLIGFPIIGVRCVINDGAYHDVDSSDMAFQIGARYGFRQGFGKAAPIILEPIMRVEVEGPTEFQGAILASVNQRRGMILNTTEENGYAKIEAEVPLADMFGYSTVLRSSTQGKAEFAMEFSKYAPVPRNVADELMKKYKVNNKEEE from the coding sequence ATGACCTCTGCGACAGAAACCAAACGCGACCCTAAACTGGAAAGAATCCGTAACATCGGAATTTCCGCACACATTGACTCTGGTAAGACAACTCTTACAGAACGTATTTTATTTTATACGAACAAAATCCACGCCATTCACGAAGTACGTGGTAAAGACGGTGTGGGCGCCACTATGGACAGTATGGACCTCGAAAGAGAAAGAGGGATCACTATCCAGTCAGCGGCAACTTACGCAACTTGGAAAGACATTACCATCAACATCATTGATACTCCGGGCCACGTTGACTTCACGATCGAAGTAGAACGTTCCCTTCGTGTACTTGACTCTGCTATTATGGTTCTTTGTGGAGTGGCGGGAGTTCAGTCTCAGTCCATCACTGTAGACCGTCAGATGAAACGTTACAGTGTACCTCGCGTTGCCTTTATCAACAAACTTGATAGAACAGGTGCTAACCCTTGGAGAGTGATCGAACAACTTCGTGAAAAACTTCATTTGAATGCACACGCAGTTCAACTTCCTATTGGTTTAGAAAACGACCTAAAAGGGATTGTTGACCTTGTCGAAATGAAGGCCTACTACTTCGAAGGTCCAAACGGACAAGATATCAAAATCACGGAAATCCCTGATGAATTAAAAGACCAAGCGAACGAAAAACGCGAAGCTCTTCTCGATGCGGTTTCTCTTTTCAGTGACGAACTCACAGAAGAGATGTTAGAAGGTGCGCCTTCGGAAGCACGAATCAGAGAAGCGATTCGTCGTGGAGTTCTCGCTCTTAAATTTGTTCCTGTATTTATGGGTTCTGCCTTTAAAAACAAAGGGGTTCAAAGACTTCTTGATGGAGTTGCTGACTACCTTGCATCCCCTTATGATGTAGAAAACAAAGCAAAAGAAATCGGAAACGAAGAAAACGAATTCAATTTAGAATCAGATCCAGAAAAACCACTCGTTTGCCTAGCATTCAAACTGGAAGACGGTCGTTACGGTCAGTTAACTTATGTTCGTGTTTACCAAGGTAGACTCGAAAAAGGTATGACGATCTATAACTCATCAAATAACAAACGCCATAATATTGGACGTCTTGTTCGTATGCACTCTAACGATATGGAAGATATCACCAAAGCAGAAGCAGGAGATATCGTAGCACTATTCGGTATTGATTGTGCGTCTGGGGATACATTCACTGATGGAAAAGCAAAAGTGACTATGGAGTCCATGTTTGTTCCAAACCCAGTGATCTCTCTTACAATTGAATGTAAAGAATCAAAACAACTTCCAAACCTTGCGAAGGCACTCAACCGTTTCACTAAGGAAGACCCTACCTTCCAAACAGAAATCGATAAAGAGTCTGGACAAACCATCATCAAAGGGATGGGAGAACTCCACCTCGAAGTTTATATCGAACGTATGAAACGGGAATACGGTGTGGATCTAGTCACTGGCGCGCCACAGGTTGCTTACCGTGAAACGATTACTAAGTCTGCAGATTTTGATTACACTCATAAAAAACAAACGGGTGGTCAAGGTCAGTTCTCTCGTGTGGCTGGTTTTATCGAACCAATCCCACAAGAAGAAGGAAAAGACTACGAATTCGTAGATAAAATCGTGGGTGGTTCCATCCCTCGCGAATACATCGGATCTTGCGATAAGGGTTTTCGTTCTTGTTTAGAAAGAGGATCCCTCATTGGATTCCCTATCATTGGAGTTCGTTGTGTGATCAATGACGGTGCTTACCATGATGTGGATTCATCTGATATGGCATTCCAAATTGGTGCGCGTTACGGTTTCCGCCAAGGATTCGGTAAAGCAGCTCCGATTATCTTAGAGCCAATCATGAGAGTGGAAGTAGAAGGTCCGACAGAATTCCAAGGAGCCATCCTTGCTTCCGTCAACCAAAGACGTGGTATGATCTTAAACACAACCGAAGAAAACGGTTACGCTAAGATCGAAGCGGAAGTTCCTCTTGCGGATATGTTCGGTTACTCCACTGTGCTTCGTTCTTCTACCCAAGGAAAGGCAGAGTTTGCTATGGAATTTTCCAAGTATGCTCCTGTTCCAAGAAACGTAGCGGACGAGTTGATGAAAAAATACAAGGTCAACAACAAAGAAGAAGAATAA
- a CDS encoding LIC_10271 family cell wall hydrolase, protein MRKLHYILIFLGFALLFPISAKQNQKSETPSTYRVTKGDSWFGIARKFKVSPETLAKLNGRTTSENLYERELLRIPKGNEKLTFAPESVLKEKPSNPLDRKERVLKKFSELTYDPHKGIQFQRGVSSLVRASLPGKVVHVDYMDGYENFVILEHQNGLYSVYGNLERIQVTEGQQVKSKDRLGILAKDKGLYFQVNQNKQNLNPEKILEGGI, encoded by the coding sequence ATGCGAAAACTTCATTACATTCTAATTTTTTTGGGTTTTGCGCTCCTATTCCCCATTTCTGCCAAACAAAATCAAAAATCAGAAACTCCATCAACGTACCGCGTGACAAAGGGAGATTCCTGGTTTGGAATCGCTCGAAAATTTAAAGTTTCCCCCGAAACCTTAGCCAAGTTAAACGGCCGTACTACAAGTGAAAACCTTTATGAAAGAGAACTGTTACGAATTCCCAAAGGAAATGAAAAGCTAACATTCGCTCCCGAATCAGTCCTCAAAGAAAAACCTTCCAATCCTTTGGATAGGAAAGAGAGAGTTCTAAAAAAGTTTTCCGAACTCACTTACGATCCACACAAAGGAATTCAATTCCAACGCGGTGTTTCTTCCCTTGTGCGAGCAAGTCTTCCCGGTAAAGTAGTTCACGTAGATTATATGGATGGGTATGAAAACTTTGTGATCTTAGAACATCAAAATGGACTCTATTCTGTTTATGGGAATCTGGAACGAATTCAGGTAACAGAAGGCCAACAGGTAAAATCGAAAGATCGTTTAGGAATTTTGGCAAAGGACAAAGGCCTCTATTTCCAGGTGAACCAAAACAAACAAAACCTGAATCCAGAGAAAATTTTAGAGGGAGGAATCTAA
- a CDS encoding amidohydrolase family protein: protein MTNSVLFQSGSVYRNGKLEDLDLQVDGEKISNIDTNLSPKTNTFRVSLKGKKLYPGFINSHDHLLASYLPKVGGNEKHKSWLSYDNLYKSSGVFAERQQVDPEILYYLGAYKNLFAGVTTVFDHIPHQVQNPFRGILPVKLISDYTIAHSVGNYSLGWGEGPALEYRMAEHAGLPFVTHLGEGLDDDSKQSLRQLEKMDALGGHSVLVHCLPFGPREVEKILEKGASVVWCPTSNLHIFGKTTNIKLFLDMGVNVCLGTDYSASGSVNLLEELKTAKSIYFGLYGEELPESTLLKMITENPRKAFRLGNPDALMPGLSADLLVVNDDKNKSEITVSDLSWKHIDLVVIDGYPIYGSEEYKSLFLHFGLETEELSIDGKIKLVAGSPKKLLKQVSDSVGYKKSLAFLPNF, encoded by the coding sequence ATGACAAACTCTGTTTTATTTCAATCTGGTTCGGTGTATCGCAATGGAAAATTAGAGGACTTAGACTTACAGGTCGATGGTGAAAAAATTTCCAATATAGATACCAACCTTTCCCCAAAAACAAATACCTTTCGCGTATCCTTAAAAGGTAAAAAACTATACCCAGGTTTTATCAATTCCCATGACCATTTACTTGCAAGTTATCTCCCCAAAGTAGGAGGAAACGAAAAACACAAGTCTTGGTTGTCCTACGACAATCTTTACAAAAGTTCAGGAGTGTTTGCCGAACGCCAACAAGTAGATCCAGAAATTTTATATTATTTAGGCGCTTATAAAAATCTTTTTGCTGGTGTCACAACCGTCTTTGATCATATCCCGCATCAGGTTCAAAATCCATTCCGAGGAATCCTTCCCGTAAAACTCATTTCCGATTACACGATTGCCCACTCGGTTGGGAACTATAGTTTGGGTTGGGGAGAAGGTCCGGCTCTGGAATACCGAATGGCAGAACATGCTGGCCTTCCTTTTGTAACTCACCTGGGAGAAGGTTTAGATGACGATTCTAAACAATCCCTCCGTCAGTTAGAAAAAATGGATGCTCTCGGCGGACATTCTGTACTCGTACACTGTTTACCCTTTGGACCAAGGGAAGTAGAAAAAATTCTAGAAAAAGGTGCCTCTGTTGTATGGTGCCCTACTTCCAACCTTCATATCTTTGGCAAAACAACGAATATCAAACTCTTTCTGGATATGGGAGTTAACGTATGTTTGGGGACAGATTATTCTGCAAGTGGATCGGTAAACCTTTTAGAAGAATTAAAAACTGCCAAATCTATCTATTTTGGATTGTATGGAGAAGAATTACCAGAATCCACATTACTTAAAATGATCACAGAAAATCCAAGAAAGGCGTTTCGCTTAGGAAACCCAGATGCTCTGATGCCAGGTCTTTCCGCAGATTTACTTGTAGTAAACGATGATAAAAATAAATCAGAAATCACTGTGTCCGACTTATCGTGGAAACATATCGATCTTGTTGTCATTGATGGATATCCAATTTACGGATCAGAAGAATATAAGTCTCTCTTTCTCCATTTTGGTTTAGAAACAGAAGAATTATCCATCGATGGTAAAATAAAATTGGTTGCTGGTTCACCAAAAAAACTCTTGAAACAAGTTTCTGACAGTGTCGGTTATAAAAAGAGTTTGGCTTTTTTACCTAATTTTTGA
- a CDS encoding tetratricopeptide repeat protein, producing MSGPIVRNYKGGSIVYFEKDKAEDIFVLQKGRVVLTYTNINGVELKEDVKLGEFFGVKSAIGRYPREETAQVIGAATVLVFKVPEFEKFVSDKTHLIIKMLKVFSSQLRQVHRQVREILGQGEAKNPAFELMNVAEVFYKNGNFEHAAYAFEKYLQHYPDGMYVDRARQLVDLARKKTPFPLTIQELVYKPEPGAQAGKLQEMLKTMAVPTQNSGSNIDPNSILSQYDKASTLMNAGKYAESIDLFKTVSERTDSVTQEEEQFVENSLFYMGKSSYKAKDYPSAISHFSNFIKKYPKGLLLKENLYHLALATESSGDKEKAKQLFQKVTQMPPLDDSISEDAKSKLKGGK from the coding sequence TTGTCAGGTCCCATAGTACGTAATTACAAAGGAGGTTCCATCGTCTACTTCGAGAAAGACAAGGCGGAGGATATCTTTGTACTACAAAAAGGTCGTGTTGTACTAACTTACACGAATATCAACGGTGTGGAGCTGAAAGAGGATGTAAAACTCGGTGAGTTTTTCGGAGTTAAGAGTGCCATAGGCCGCTATCCTAGAGAAGAAACGGCACAAGTCATTGGAGCTGCTACAGTTCTTGTCTTCAAAGTTCCTGAATTCGAGAAATTTGTCTCAGACAAAACCCATTTAATCATTAAAATGCTAAAAGTGTTCTCAAGCCAGCTCCGGCAGGTCCACCGCCAGGTTAGGGAAATCCTCGGCCAAGGGGAGGCCAAAAATCCTGCCTTCGAACTCATGAATGTGGCCGAAGTTTTTTACAAAAATGGAAACTTTGAACATGCCGCATACGCTTTTGAAAAATACTTACAACACTATCCGGACGGAATGTACGTAGACCGTGCAAGACAACTTGTAGACTTAGCTCGCAAAAAAACACCTTTTCCTCTCACAATACAAGAGTTAGTCTACAAACCAGAACCAGGAGCCCAAGCCGGTAAACTTCAGGAAATGCTAAAAACTATGGCAGTTCCAACGCAAAATTCTGGTTCTAATATCGATCCCAATTCCATTCTTTCCCAATACGATAAGGCCTCTACTCTTATGAATGCAGGAAAGTATGCAGAGTCGATCGACCTATTCAAAACTGTGTCCGAGAGAACGGACTCAGTCACCCAAGAAGAAGAACAGTTTGTCGAAAACTCATTATTTTATATGGGTAAGTCTAGTTACAAAGCAAAAGACTACCCGAGTGCCATCTCACATTTTTCTAATTTCATTAAAAAATATCCCAAAGGTCTCTTACTCAAAGAAAATCTTTATCACCTAGCACTTGCTACAGAATCCTCTGGTGACAAGGAAAAAGCCAAACAGTTATTCCAAAAGGTAACACAAATGCCACCTTTGGATGATAGTATCTCAGAAGATGCTAAGTCCAAATTGAAGGGAGGTAAGTAG
- a CDS encoding Crp/Fnr family transcriptional regulator translates to MLEAMFGKFGKVFQPNEVLFCEYEPGNDFYLIKEGKVKITKTIGTSIKTLDVLEAGDILGEMAILEEQPRSATAIAVTEVKALNFNRANFEMLMTKNPALAMKLLHIFSFRIYDQKRRLMILLMDDIIGKVCDVFVMLYEKQYNNDVYNEIILSATVDDIANWCAQPVGEVQKVLMQYVKTGKLDLYPDKIVIHNISDFQRIVNQKRKPT, encoded by the coding sequence ATGTTAGAAGCTATGTTTGGGAAATTTGGAAAGGTTTTCCAACCAAACGAAGTCCTATTTTGTGAATACGAACCAGGAAACGACTTCTACCTTATCAAAGAAGGAAAAGTCAAAATTACAAAAACCATTGGAACTAGTATCAAAACTTTAGATGTTTTGGAAGCCGGTGATATTTTAGGAGAGATGGCCATTCTCGAGGAACAACCTCGATCGGCAACAGCCATTGCGGTTACGGAAGTGAAGGCACTTAATTTCAATCGTGCTAATTTTGAAATGTTAATGACCAAGAACCCGGCACTAGCAATGAAACTCCTTCATATTTTTTCCTTTCGAATTTATGACCAAAAACGCCGTCTGATGATCCTTCTTATGGATGATATCATAGGAAAGGTTTGTGACGTCTTTGTAATGTTATACGAAAAACAATATAACAATGATGTTTATAACGAAATTATCCTTTCTGCTACTGTCGATGACATTGCCAATTGGTGCGCCCAACCAGTGGGAGAAGTCCAAAAGGTTCTCATGCAGTATGTAAAAACAGGCAAACTAGATCTCTATCCGGATAAAATTGTTATTCACAATATCTCCGATTTCCAAAGGATAGTGAATCAGAAACGTAAACCTACGTAA